A single region of the Sphingomonas crocodyli genome encodes:
- a CDS encoding CoA pyrophosphatase — MSALADRLRDAFAAPAAPPIYHDVGPELMGTTEFVPAAVLVGVIDAPAPRLLLTVRHAGLRKHAGQVAFPGGRMDPEDAGPVEAALREAWEEVTLPTDVAQIVGTAEPYRTGTGYSITPVIAVLPDTLNLVPHEAEVSAIFEPPLAHMLDAANQDRKTVTVQGRERAFYEILWNEFRTWGVTAGLIVNLSQRLRAGLAA; from the coding sequence ATGAGCGCGCTGGCCGATCGGCTGCGCGACGCCTTTGCCGCGCCGGCCGCCCCCCCGATCTACCACGATGTCGGCCCCGAATTGATGGGGACGACCGAGTTCGTGCCGGCCGCTGTGCTGGTGGGCGTGATCGACGCGCCCGCGCCGCGCCTGTTGCTGACGGTGCGCCACGCCGGGCTTCGCAAACATGCGGGGCAGGTCGCCTTTCCCGGCGGCCGGATGGACCCCGAAGATGCCGGCCCGGTCGAAGCCGCGCTGCGCGAGGCGTGGGAGGAAGTGACCCTGCCGACCGACGTCGCGCAGATCGTCGGCACCGCCGAACCTTATCGCACCGGCACCGGATACAGCATCACGCCGGTGATCGCGGTGTTGCCCGACACGCTGAACCTCGTGCCGCATGAGGCCGAAGTCTCGGCCATCTTCGAACCGCCGCTCGCCCACATGCTCGATGCCGCCAATCAGGATCGCAAGACCGTGACGGTGCAGGGGCGCGAGCGGGCCTTTTACGAGATTCTCTGGAACGAGTTCCGGACGTGGGGGGTGACCGCCGGGCTGATCGTGAACCTCAGCCAGCGCCTGCGCGCGGGGCTTGCCGCATGA
- the lepB gene encoding signal peptidase I yields MRARFEERIAVSDQPIEVSTSSIEPTPGKDAKADKPKTDWLGEIRGILWLILAVLGFHSFIAKPFYIPSESMMPTLITGDRLVVTKYPYGWSYVSPSFHVLPFIRGRVFGRLPERGDIVILKPPQADTDFIKRVIGLPGDRIEVRGGTVVINGVPVKRTPETPAMIAIDPNVPCDQPQVAQFRVAGPDGKAYCAIPRFRETLPNGRSYDTLDLGYFPDIDDFPALTIPQDRVFVMGDNRDQSADSRVPSYRNGLDGPVPFENIGGRAEFITFSLDGTSKIWNPISWFTALRGGRAGTSLHPARAAK; encoded by the coding sequence ATGCGCGCCCGCTTTGAGGAGAGGATCGCGGTGAGCGATCAGCCTATCGAGGTTTCGACCAGTTCGATCGAACCGACCCCCGGCAAGGATGCAAAGGCGGACAAGCCCAAGACCGACTGGCTCGGCGAGATCCGTGGCATATTGTGGCTGATCCTGGCGGTGCTCGGCTTCCACAGCTTCATCGCCAAGCCGTTCTACATCCCGTCCGAATCGATGATGCCGACGCTGATCACCGGCGATCGTCTGGTCGTGACCAAATATCCTTATGGCTGGTCCTATGTGTCGCCCAGCTTTCACGTCCTGCCCTTCATCCGGGGCCGCGTGTTCGGGCGCCTGCCCGAGCGCGGCGATATCGTGATCCTGAAGCCGCCGCAGGCCGACACCGACTTCATCAAGCGCGTCATCGGCCTGCCCGGCGATCGGATCGAGGTGCGCGGCGGAACCGTCGTGATCAACGGCGTGCCGGTGAAGCGCACGCCCGAAACCCCGGCGATGATCGCGATCGACCCGAACGTGCCGTGCGATCAGCCGCAGGTGGCCCAGTTCCGCGTCGCGGGGCCGGACGGCAAGGCCTATTGCGCGATCCCGCGCTTCCGCGAGACCCTGCCCAACGGGCGCAGCTACGATACGCTCGACCTCGGCTATTTCCCCGATATCGACGATTTCCCCGCGCTCACCATCCCGCAGGACCGGGTGTTCGTGATGGGCGACAATCGCGATCAATCGGCCGACAGCCGCGTGCCGAGTTATCGCAACGGCCTGGACGGCCCGGTGCCGTTCGAGAATATCGGCGGCCGCGCCGAGTTCATCACCTTCTCGCTCGACGGCACCAGCAAGATCTGGAACCCGATCAGCTGGTTCACCGCGCTGCGCGGCGGCCGCGCGGGCACCAGCCTGCACCCGGCGCGCGCGGCGAAGTAA
- a CDS encoding SDR family oxidoreductase, which produces MTPEFGSRRTAIVTGGAKRIGACFVRALAEDGWTLLIHCRESVAEAEAIAAEIGNGARVVAADLATVDGPDRVIAALEGMPPPALLVNSASLFELDSHDDFTAEAWDAHMNANARGPALLSRGFARAVPAGQGALIVNLLDAKLAQPNPDFYSYTISKMAFAGVSELMARVLAPQGIRVNAIAPSVTMVSGPQSRENFAKVHAMNALHRGVDVDDLVRALRFLVASPAITGQTIAVDGGQRFLSLPRDVQFMES; this is translated from the coding sequence ATGACGCCTGAATTCGGCTCCCGCAGAACCGCCATCGTCACGGGCGGCGCCAAAAGGATCGGCGCCTGCTTCGTCCGTGCGCTGGCCGAGGATGGCTGGACCCTCCTGATCCACTGCCGCGAATCGGTCGCGGAGGCGGAGGCGATCGCCGCCGAAATCGGCAATGGCGCGCGCGTCGTCGCGGCCGATCTGGCGACGGTCGACGGCCCCGATCGGGTCATCGCCGCGCTGGAGGGGATGCCGCCGCCCGCGCTGCTGGTGAACAGCGCCTCCTTGTTCGAACTCGATTCGCACGACGACTTCACGGCCGAGGCGTGGGACGCGCATATGAATGCCAATGCGCGTGGCCCGGCCTTGCTCTCGCGCGGCTTCGCGCGGGCGGTGCCGGCGGGGCAGGGGGCGCTGATCGTCAACCTGCTCGATGCGAAGCTGGCTCAGCCCAACCCGGATTTCTACAGCTACACCATCTCGAAAATGGCCTTTGCGGGCGTGTCCGAGCTCATGGCGCGGGTGCTCGCCCCGCAGGGGATTCGCGTCAACGCGATCGCGCCGTCGGTGACGATGGTGTCCGGCCCGCAGAGCCGCGAGAATTTCGCGAAGGTCCACGCGATGAACGCGCTCCACCGCGGCGTCGATGTCGACGATCTCGTGCGCGCGCTGCGCTTCCTTGTCGCGTCGCCCGCAATTACGGGGCAGACAATCGCGGTTGATGGCGGCCAGCGATTCCTTTCGCTCCCCCGCGATGTTCAGTTCATGGAGTCCTGA
- the acpS gene encoding holo-ACP synthase codes for MIIGIGSDLCNIERIQASLDRFGDRFIQRVFTETEHRKAEKRPFTRAGTYAKRFAAKEAFSKAVGTGFKAGVYMKDIGVVNLPSGAPTLHLSNGAKARLDALTPPGHAVEVHLTMTDDHPWAQAFVILYARPL; via the coding sequence ATGATCATCGGGATCGGATCGGACCTGTGCAATATCGAGCGGATCCAGGCCTCGCTCGATCGCTTCGGCGACCGATTCATCCAGCGCGTCTTCACCGAAACCGAGCACAGGAAGGCCGAAAAGCGACCCTTCACCCGCGCCGGAACCTACGCCAAGCGATTCGCGGCGAAGGAAGCGTTCAGCAAGGCGGTGGGCACCGGCTTCAAGGCCGGCGTCTATATGAAGGATATCGGCGTGGTGAACCTGCCGTCGGGCGCCCCCACATTGCATTTGTCGAACGGGGCCAAGGCAAGGCTTGACGCATTGACGCCGCCGGGCCACGCGGTTGAGGTACATTTGACGATGACGGACGATCATCCCTGGGCGCAGGCGTTCGTCATCCTGTATGCGCGCCCGCTTTGA
- a CDS encoding XdhC family protein — protein MKDELDHLIDTARAWLGEGRGVAIATVIETWGSAPRRRGSHALIRDDGLFEGSVSGGCVEGDLLLRAQEIATLGGFERRDYGVADDSAWQVGLACGGEISVFVQALAPDAFAPALIARIAASRADGRELVLSTDLATGITREGAVEGAFINAYPPRLRMMIVGAVHIAQALVPLATIAGFQPLIVDPRDGFAAAARFDGVSVDPRWSDEALADWRIDSGSAVITLTHDPKIDDPALIAALRSDAFYIASLGSRRTHAKRCERLAAAGFDQAAIDRVQGPAGLSIGAANPAEIAVSILAGAIAALRKPQAR, from the coding sequence ATGAAGGATGAACTCGATCATCTGATCGACACCGCACGTGCCTGGCTCGGGGAGGGGCGTGGCGTCGCCATCGCCACCGTGATCGAAACCTGGGGATCGGCGCCGCGCCGGCGCGGCAGTCACGCGCTGATTCGCGACGACGGGCTGTTCGAAGGATCGGTCAGCGGCGGCTGCGTCGAGGGCGATCTGCTGCTCCGCGCGCAGGAGATCGCGACGCTCGGCGGCTTCGAACGGCGCGATTATGGCGTCGCGGACGATTCGGCCTGGCAGGTGGGCCTCGCCTGCGGTGGCGAGATATCGGTCTTCGTCCAGGCGTTGGCGCCCGATGCCTTTGCGCCCGCCCTGATCGCTCGCATCGCGGCGTCGCGCGCCGATGGCCGCGAACTTGTCCTGTCGACCGACCTTGCGACGGGCATCACCCGCGAGGGCGCGGTCGAGGGTGCGTTCATCAACGCCTATCCGCCACGCCTGCGGATGATGATCGTCGGCGCGGTCCATATCGCGCAGGCGCTGGTCCCGCTCGCAACGATTGCGGGCTTTCAGCCGTTGATCGTCGACCCGCGCGACGGTTTCGCGGCGGCAGCGCGCTTCGATGGCGTATCGGTCGATCCACGCTGGTCGGACGAGGCGCTGGCCGACTGGCGGATCGACAGCGGCAGCGCGGTCATCACGCTAACCCACGATCCCAAGATCGACGATCCGGCTCTGATCGCGGCGCTCCGCAGCGACGCCTTCTACATCGCCTCGCTCGGATCGCGTCGCACCCACGCCAAACGGTGCGAAAGGCTGGCCGCTGCCGGCTTCGATCAGGCGGCGATCGATCGGGTGCAGGGGCCAGCGGGCCTCTCCATCGGCGCCGCCAATCCGGCCGAGATCGCCGTCTCCATCCTCGCGGGCGCTATCGCGGCATTGCGCAAGCCGCAGGCGCGTTGA
- a CDS encoding ExbD/TolR family protein: protein MAMAAATAEGEPMMDINTTPLIDVMLVLLIMFIITIPIQTHAVKLDLPVDSKDAPPPIVDPVKNKVTIDPAGTIFWNGSAIDLIRLRQYLDITQQMNPVPELHLQPDPQARYVVVDEVLAVTKRANVEKMGFVGNEAYAGAF from the coding sequence ATGGCAATGGCAGCAGCCACCGCCGAAGGCGAACCGATGATGGACATCAACACGACGCCGTTGATCGACGTCATGTTGGTTCTCCTGATCATGTTCATCATCACCATCCCGATCCAGACCCACGCGGTGAAGCTCGATCTTCCGGTCGACAGCAAGGATGCGCCGCCGCCGATCGTCGACCCTGTGAAGAACAAGGTCACGATCGATCCGGCCGGCACGATCTTCTGGAACGGTTCGGCGATCGACCTCATCCGTCTGCGCCAGTATCTGGACATCACGCAGCAGATGAACCCGGTTCCCGAGCTGCACCTGCAGCCCGATCCGCAGGCGCGCTACGTCGTCGTCGACGAAGTGCTCGCGGTTACGAAGCGGGCGAATGTCGAGAAGATGGGCTTCGTCGGCAACGAGGCTTATGCCGGCGCCTTCTAA
- a CDS encoding energy transducer TonB yields MAYADQPTMSPRKLVSIVAVIVLHAVIGYAFVTGLAFNVVKKVAKDLNVVDIAEEAPPPEDLPPPPPPETKVEPPPVVAPPPIVQVAPTIAPPIVSVPVAPPVVITPTAPPAPPKPAAPAVPLKPRGTPGEWVTPEDYPSADMRAGNQGTTGFRLQVGADGKVTNCEVTSSSGFPSLDTKACQMLMRRARFSPAKDSSGAGVPASYSNRVRWQVPND; encoded by the coding sequence ATGGCTTATGCTGATCAACCGACGATGAGCCCCCGCAAGCTCGTGTCGATCGTGGCCGTGATCGTTCTCCATGCGGTCATTGGCTACGCCTTCGTCACGGGTCTGGCTTTCAACGTCGTCAAAAAGGTCGCCAAAGACCTCAACGTGGTGGACATCGCGGAAGAGGCTCCGCCTCCCGAAGATTTGCCGCCGCCCCCGCCGCCCGAAACCAAGGTCGAACCGCCGCCCGTCGTGGCGCCGCCGCCCATCGTTCAGGTTGCTCCCACCATCGCGCCGCCGATCGTGTCGGTGCCTGTGGCTCCTCCGGTCGTCATTACGCCGACCGCGCCGCCGGCCCCGCCGAAGCCCGCCGCTCCTGCCGTGCCGCTCAAGCCGCGCGGTACGCCGGGCGAATGGGTGACGCCGGAGGATTATCCCTCGGCTGACATGCGCGCTGGTAACCAGGGCACCACCGGCTTCCGTCTGCAAGTCGGCGCCGATGGCAAGGTCACCAACTGCGAAGTCACGTCGTCGAGCGGCTTTCCGTCGCTGGATACCAAGGCGTGCCAGATGCTGATGCGCCGTGCGCGCTTCAGCCCCGCGAAGGATAGCTCGGGTGCCGGCGTGCCGGCCTCCTATTCGAACCGGGTCCGTTGGCAGGTTCCGAACGATTAA
- a CDS encoding GNAT family N-acetyltransferase, translating into MIELLPLAAVPPVAIESLLDAAFGTDRHGRTAYKLRAGVDAIPGLSLIAVEDGELVGSIQCWPIQLTEADGDTTPLILVGPVAVRPDRQRDGIGRQLMDAMIERADATDHEPLVLIGDPEYYGRFFGFDDRVTGGWALPGPVERRRLLARVRSGPGLPQEAVMGPRVPAPALVENR; encoded by the coding sequence TTGATCGAATTGCTGCCCCTAGCCGCCGTGCCGCCCGTCGCGATCGAAAGCCTGCTCGATGCGGCCTTCGGGACGGACCGACACGGACGCACGGCGTATAAGCTGCGCGCGGGGGTGGATGCGATTCCGGGGCTGAGCCTGATTGCGGTCGAGGATGGCGAGCTGGTCGGTTCGATCCAGTGCTGGCCGATCCAGCTGACCGAGGCCGACGGCGACACGACCCCGCTGATTCTGGTCGGCCCGGTCGCGGTTCGCCCCGATCGCCAGCGCGACGGGATCGGCCGCCAACTGATGGACGCGATGATCGAGCGCGCCGACGCGACCGATCATGAGCCGCTCGTCCTGATCGGCGACCCCGAATATTATGGCCGCTTCTTCGGCTTCGACGATCGCGTGACCGGCGGATGGGCGCTGCCCGGCCCGGTCGAGCGGCGGCGGCTGCTGGCGCGGGTCCGCTCCGGCCCCGGCCTGCCGCAGGAAGCGGTGATGGGGCCGCGCGTTCCCGCCCCGGCTCTTGTCGAGAACCGCTGA
- a CDS encoding ExbD/TolR family protein: protein MAMSAGPSDDGAPMSDINTTPLVDVMLVLLIIFLITVPVVIQTVPVKLPSVRYEATTTKPENVALSIRAAPNGACEVYWGQTPVTAQELLDRSVDKLKKEIDKQGGPTAPGLELPEVHIRGDVNTPYRCIGGAMVTVQRAGFQRVGFISEPPPGGNARL from the coding sequence ATGGCCATGAGTGCCGGCCCATCCGACGATGGCGCACCGATGTCGGACATCAACACGACGCCGCTCGTGGACGTCATGTTGGTGCTGCTCATCATCTTCCTCATCACCGTTCCCGTCGTGATCCAGACGGTCCCCGTGAAGCTTCCGAGCGTCCGCTACGAAGCCACCACGACCAAGCCGGAAAACGTCGCGCTCTCGATCCGCGCTGCGCCGAACGGCGCGTGCGAGGTCTATTGGGGCCAGACGCCTGTGACCGCGCAGGAACTGCTCGATCGCTCGGTGGACAAGCTCAAGAAGGAAATCGACAAGCAGGGTGGCCCGACGGCTCCCGGCCTCGAACTTCCCGAAGTGCACATCCGTGGTGACGTCAACACGCCGTATCGCTGCATTGGCGGTGCGATGGTGACGGTCCAGCGCGCGGGCTTCCAGCGCGTCGGCTTCATCTCGGAACCGCCCCCCGGCGGTAACGCGCGTCTCTGA
- a CDS encoding dihydroneopterin aldolase: MDPASLDGLVPPALRPTTRRILLEDFALPVDIGFHEFEIGSPQRIFVTIEVWLNEAAFADVDEVAAAWDYDFLRTEILRLVEGRRFNLQETLAREIYTLVGARAGVTGLRVSTSKPDVYPDCAAVGVELSSQIPRG; the protein is encoded by the coding sequence TTGGATCCCGCTTCTCTCGACGGCCTCGTCCCGCCCGCGCTGCGTCCGACCACGCGGCGCATATTGCTGGAAGATTTTGCGCTGCCGGTCGACATCGGCTTTCACGAATTCGAGATCGGATCGCCCCAGCGTATTTTCGTGACGATCGAGGTCTGGCTGAACGAGGCCGCCTTCGCCGATGTCGATGAAGTCGCGGCCGCGTGGGACTATGATTTCCTGCGCACCGAAATCCTGCGCCTCGTCGAAGGGCGTCGCTTCAACCTGCAGGAAACCCTCGCGCGCGAGATATATACGCTGGTCGGCGCGCGGGCGGGGGTAACGGGCTTGCGCGTTTCGACAAGCAAGCCCGATGTTTACCCTGATTGCGCCGCTGTCGGTGTCGAACTCAGCAGCCAGATTCCCCGCGGCTGA
- a CDS encoding MotA/TolQ/ExbB proton channel family protein yields MVTPHAGDNPYGLGAALEQGGLIAQSIFAILVIMSAASWYIMFTKLFEQQKILNQAKKARTVFWTAPSLRDGQAKLEANSAYRQIVDDGLLAQEQHTKLTDPVDQHEWLLGSLARSQAAINSKLGNGLAVLATVGSTSPFVGLLGTVIGIYRALVKIGAAGQASIDAVAGPVGEALIMTAIGLVVAVPAVLGYNWLIRRNKVVAEQLSAFSTDLHGYMVSAGAVKPVVKAAPAAPVKK; encoded by the coding sequence ATGGTTACCCCACATGCTGGCGATAATCCCTACGGCCTCGGCGCTGCTCTCGAGCAGGGCGGTCTCATTGCGCAGAGCATTTTCGCGATCCTCGTGATCATGTCGGCCGCTTCGTGGTACATCATGTTCACCAAGCTGTTCGAACAGCAGAAGATCCTGAACCAGGCGAAGAAGGCCCGCACCGTTTTCTGGACGGCGCCGAGCCTGCGTGACGGCCAGGCGAAGCTCGAAGCCAATTCGGCCTATCGCCAGATCGTCGACGACGGCCTGCTCGCTCAGGAACAGCACACCAAGCTGACCGATCCGGTCGACCAGCATGAGTGGCTGCTCGGTTCGCTCGCCCGCTCGCAGGCGGCGATCAACTCGAAGCTCGGCAACGGCCTGGCGGTTCTCGCGACCGTCGGTTCGACCTCGCCGTTCGTCGGTCTGCTCGGTACCGTTATCGGTATTTACCGCGCTCTCGTGAAGATCGGCGCTGCCGGTCAGGCGTCGATCGACGCGGTCGCCGGCCCGGTCGGTGAAGCGCTCATCATGACCGCCATCGGTCTCGTCGTCGCGGTTCCGGCCGTGCTCGGCTACAACTGGCTGATCCGTCGTAACAAGGTCGTCGCTGAGCAGCTGTCGGCCTTCTCGACCGACCTGCACGGCTACATGGTTTCGGCCGGTGCGGTGAAGCCGGTCGTCAAGGCGGCTCCGGCGGCTCCGGTCAAGAAGTAA
- a CDS encoding glutathione S-transferase family protein, giving the protein MKLFDGIWAPSPRRVRIYLAEKGIEVPRESLDLRKAETDSAHYAAVNPRRLVPALLLDDGTLIDDSVGICRYFEALHPDPPLFGRDPTEIGLVESWIRRIESDLYTPVTYAFRNKHAAFAGRAISGDWPEIPQIPALIERGELMWNACLDRIDAHLAGRDWLVGDGFSFADIAALAAVDFGASTKMPDPLAGRPQVARWHEAATARPSSQA; this is encoded by the coding sequence ATGAAGCTTTTCGACGGCATATGGGCGCCCAGCCCCCGGCGCGTCCGCATCTACCTTGCCGAAAAGGGGATCGAAGTCCCGCGCGAGTCGCTCGATCTCCGCAAGGCGGAGACGGACAGTGCCCATTATGCGGCGGTCAATCCGCGCCGGCTGGTGCCCGCTTTGCTGCTCGACGACGGCACGCTGATCGACGATTCGGTCGGCATCTGCCGCTATTTCGAGGCGCTGCACCCCGATCCGCCGCTGTTCGGGCGCGATCCGACGGAAATCGGGCTGGTCGAAAGCTGGATTCGCCGGATCGAAAGCGATCTCTACACACCCGTCACCTACGCCTTCCGCAACAAGCATGCGGCGTTTGCGGGCCGGGCGATTTCGGGCGACTGGCCGGAGATTCCGCAGATCCCCGCTCTGATCGAGCGCGGCGAACTGATGTGGAATGCCTGCCTCGATCGGATCGACGCGCATCTGGCGGGCCGCGACTGGCTGGTCGGCGACGGCTTCAGCTTCGCCGATATCGCGGCGCTCGCGGCGGTGGATTTCGGTGCCTCGACCAAGATGCCCGATCCGCTCGCCGGCCGTCCGCAGGTCGCGCGCTGGCACGAGGCGGCGACGGCAAGACCGTCTTCGCAGGCCTGA
- a CDS encoding nucleotidyltransferase family protein, whose product MTVGAIILAAGLSRRMGTDKLAADLGGKPVLAHAVDAVAAAGLPMIVAAPPAMPFPGAVEVPDHALGMGHSIAAAIRAVPADWSAALICLGDMPFVTPATLCALAAKAGEDLIVAPVHEDQRGNPLVWGRGFFAQLAGLSGDTGGRALLAGAGEKLVLLPVDDPGVLIDVDTPEALMAARARLTG is encoded by the coding sequence TTGACGGTCGGTGCGATCATCCTCGCCGCGGGCCTCTCGCGGCGGATGGGCACCGACAAGCTCGCGGCCGATCTCGGCGGCAAGCCCGTGCTCGCGCACGCGGTGGATGCCGTGGCCGCGGCGGGGTTGCCGATGATCGTCGCGGCTCCGCCAGCCATGCCGTTCCCCGGCGCTGTCGAAGTGCCCGATCACGCCCTCGGCATGGGGCACAGCATCGCCGCCGCGATTCGCGCGGTCCCGGCCGATTGGAGCGCCGCGCTCATCTGTCTGGGGGATATGCCCTTCGTCACCCCCGCCACGCTATGCGCGCTCGCGGCCAAGGCTGGCGAAGATCTGATCGTCGCCCCGGTCCATGAAGATCAGCGTGGCAATCCGCTCGTGTGGGGACGCGGCTTCTTCGCGCAACTCGCCGGGCTCAGCGGCGACACCGGTGGCCGTGCGCTGCTCGCGGGGGCGGGGGAGAAACTTGTCCTGCTCCCCGTCGACGATCCGGGCGTGCTGATCGATGTCGATACGCCCGAGGCGCTCATGGCGGCTCGGGCGCGTCTGACAGGGTAG
- a CDS encoding CCA tRNA nucleotidyltransferase, with the protein MTILPQAEWRDMAGIDALVDALGARDGDIRFVGGAVRDTLLGIAVKDIDCATRLMPEDVSDRIKAAGFKAVPTGIAHGTITAVIPGGVVEVTTLRRDVSTDGRRATVAFTDDWREDAARRDFTINALSADPTTGEVFDYFGGVADLDARLVRFIGDPLQRIAEDHLRILRFFRFHARFGQGAPDAEGLAACAARANDLMALSRERIADELTKLLGVADPVPTVALMVDRGIFRPVVPEIDADGVARLRHLIAREAAAGIDPDPIRRLGALLPQDAETAVGIAQRLKMSKAILKRLESAMGDSAPARALAYRLGPDVARDIVLKGDGPVDALAALDGWERPPLPIKGGDLVAHGLKAGPVVAGTLQAIERRWIEEDFPDASRVDQITSEELAKALRSAR; encoded by the coding sequence ATGACGATTCTGCCGCAGGCCGAATGGCGCGACATGGCGGGGATCGACGCGCTGGTCGATGCGCTGGGCGCGCGCGACGGCGACATACGCTTCGTCGGCGGCGCGGTGCGCGACACGTTGCTGGGCATCGCGGTGAAAGATATCGACTGCGCGACCCGGCTGATGCCCGAGGATGTGAGCGACCGGATCAAGGCGGCGGGCTTCAAGGCGGTGCCGACCGGGATCGCGCACGGCACGATCACCGCGGTCATCCCCGGCGGCGTCGTGGAGGTAACGACGTTGCGCCGCGACGTTTCGACCGACGGGCGGCGCGCGACCGTGGCCTTCACCGATGACTGGCGCGAGGATGCGGCGCGGCGCGACTTCACGATCAACGCACTGTCCGCCGATCCGACGACCGGTGAAGTCTTCGACTATTTCGGCGGGGTCGCCGATCTCGACGCGCGGCTCGTGCGCTTCATCGGCGATCCGTTGCAGCGCATTGCCGAGGATCACCTGCGCATCCTGCGTTTCTTCCGCTTCCATGCGCGCTTCGGCCAGGGCGCGCCCGATGCGGAGGGACTGGCGGCCTGCGCCGCGCGCGCGAACGACCTGATGGCGCTGTCGCGCGAGCGGATCGCCGACGAACTGACCAAATTGCTGGGCGTCGCCGATCCGGTGCCGACCGTCGCCCTGATGGTCGATCGGGGGATTTTCCGCCCGGTGGTGCCCGAGATCGACGCGGACGGCGTCGCGCGGTTACGCCACCTGATCGCGCGCGAGGCGGCGGCGGGGATCGATCCCGATCCGATCCGGCGGCTGGGCGCGCTGCTGCCGCAAGATGCCGAAACGGCGGTGGGGATCGCGCAGCGGCTGAAGATGTCCAAGGCGATCCTGAAACGCCTCGAATCCGCGATGGGCGACAGCGCGCCGGCGCGTGCGCTCGCCTATCGGCTTGGGCCGGACGTGGCGCGCGATATCGTGCTGAAAGGCGACGGGCCGGTCGACGCGCTCGCCGCGCTCGACGGATGGGAGCGCCCGCCGCTGCCGATCAAGGGCGGCGATCTGGTAGCGCATGGATTGAAGGCAGGACCGGTCGTGGCCGGGACGCTGCAGGCAATCGAGCGGCGCTGGATCGAGGAGGATTTCCCCGACGCCAGCCGGGTCGATCAGATCACGTCGGAAGAGCTGGCGAAGGCGTTGCGCTCGGCCAGATAG
- a CDS encoding DUF1285 domain-containing protein: MPESVPPADLAGLSLTEIATLVAERKLPPVEKWNPTHCGHSDMRIASDGTWFHQGSPIGRPAMVRLFATILRREADGSHVLVTPVEKLTIDVEDAAFVAVELKTEGAGKARSMAFRLNTDELVVADADHPLRIVQGEDGPRPYLAVRGGLEALIARPVYYELINLAIDEEADPIGLWSGDTFFPLDGGE; encoded by the coding sequence ATGCCCGAAAGCGTGCCCCCCGCCGACCTTGCCGGCCTCTCGCTGACCGAGATCGCCACGCTCGTCGCCGAGCGCAAATTGCCGCCGGTCGAGAAGTGGAATCCCACGCATTGCGGCCATAGCGACATGCGGATCGCGAGCGACGGCACCTGGTTTCATCAGGGATCGCCGATCGGCCGCCCCGCAATGGTACGCCTGTTCGCGACGATCCTGCGCCGTGAGGCCGATGGCAGCCATGTCCTCGTCACCCCGGTCGAAAAGCTGACGATCGATGTCGAGGATGCGGCCTTCGTCGCGGTCGAGCTGAAGACCGAGGGCGCGGGCAAGGCCCGTTCGATGGCATTCCGTCTGAACACCGACGAACTGGTCGTGGCCGATGCCGATCATCCGCTACGGATCGTGCAGGGCGAGGATGGCCCGCGCCCCTATCTGGCGGTGCGCGGCGGGCTGGAGGCGCTGATCGCGCGGCCGGTCTATTATGAGCTGATCAATCTGGCGATCGACGAGGAAGCCGATCCGATCGGGCTGTGGAGCGGCGACACCTTCTTCCCGCTCGACGGCGGCGAATGA